The Thiohalospira halophila DSM 15071 genome contains the following window.
CTGGCCGCACCACGCCGTCCGGCAGCGGGCCACAGCGGCCCAGTCGGGGCTGGATGCCCGCGCCCGACAGACCAACATTCAAGGCGCCTTCCGGATCCGCCGGCCGGTGGCCGGGGCCCGTATCGCCATCGTGGACGACGTGGTCACCACCGGCGGCACCACCCGGGAGCTGGCCCGGGCCCTGCTGGAGGCCGGGGCCGCGGCGGTGACGGTCTGGGCCGTCGCCCACGCCGATCCCCCGGCAGAGGACGGGGACTAGAAGATGTAGTGGACCCCGGCGTAGGTGCCGCTGAAGTCGGTATCCACGGTGACGTCACCCACATCCTCCAGGTCCAGGGACTGGGAGCGGACGCCGACCCGGACACCCAGCCCGAAGGCCGAGGTCCAGGAGACGTCGGCAGCGGTATCGGTTAAGCTGTTGTCCCCCGCCGAGATCCGGGCGGTACGGGCGTTCACCGCCAGGCCGGTGCCGGGGATGTGGACGCCGGCGGCCAGGTAGCCCAGCGGGATCCAGCCGTCCAGGTCCTCGTTCAGGGTCTCACTACCTCCGCCACCGGGCGCATCACCGGACAGGTAGAGGTTGCCGGAGACTCGCTTGACGTCCAGACCGAAGTCCAGCTCGAAGAGATTGTCCAGGGGCGACCAGTAGAGGATGAAGTCGGTCTGGTCCAGCTCCAGATCGGTCTGCACGTCGGTGGCATCAACGTCGAACCCGCCGAAGGTTGCCACCGGCACTTCACCATTGCTCCCGCTGGAAGCAATGCTGGTCCGCTCGATGCGGACGTTGGGAATGAGGGGGACCGGGTGCTCGGCGTAGACCCAGCCCTGGAACTCCCCGGAGTCATCGAGCTTGAGGTCGTCCTGAAGATCGACATCGCCGCCGTTGTAGGCGGTGGAGCCGTCGGGCTCGGCATTCCAGTAGTCGACGCCCACCCCGACCCCGAAGCCGAGGAGGTCGGCGCTGGCGGTGGCGGGGGCAACGGCCAGGGCCGCGGCGATGGCGAGCTTGCGCATGGTTCTTCCCTCCCTGTCGATTAGGGGCGGAAGCTACCACGAAGATCGGGGCAGGGCCATGAAGTAGCTCACACCCCACCCCTCCGCCGCCCCGGCGATTCAGTAGATCGGACCACCGGCCGCCGCGTAGTCGCTGAGGACCCGCGCCGCCTCCGCCCGTCGAACGTCGCGCCGGACCTCGATG
Protein-coding sequences here:
- a CDS encoding TIGR04219 family outer membrane beta-barrel protein, which translates into the protein MRKLAIAAALAVAPATASADLLGFGVGVGVDYWNAEPDGSTAYNGGDVDLQDDLKLDDSGEFQGWVYAEHPVPLIPNVRIERTSIASSGSNGEVPVATFGGFDVDATDVQTDLELDQTDFILYWSPLDNLFELDFGLDVKRVSGNLYLSGDAPGGGGSETLNEDLDGWIPLGYLAAGVHIPGTGLAVNARTARISAGDNSLTDTAADVSWTSAFGLGVRVGVRSQSLDLEDVGDVTVDTDFSGTYAGVHYIF